The Mesomycoplasma ovipneumoniae ATCC 29419 genome segment TTTTTTTAATGGACGAACCACTTTCAAATTTAGATGCAAAATTACGTGAATCAATGCGCCGTGAAATTGTAAATATTCACCGAATGCTCAAAACTACAAGTATTTATGTAACTCATGATCAACTTGAGGCAATGACGATGGGAAACCAAATTGTAGTTTTTAATGACGGTAAAATTCAGCAAAATGGAACCGGAAAAGAATTATATTTTAAGCCTAAAAACACATTTGTTGCCACATTTATCGGTTCGCCAACAATGAATTTATTCGATTGTGTTGTTGAGAACAACCAAATAAAGGCAAAAAAAGCGCCAATTTGGTTTGAAATTGACCAAAAATTGGCGAATTTATTAAGTCAAAATCAAGAATTACAAGTCGGCTTTCGCTCTGAAGATATTTATCTAAATCAAAATCAGGCCCAATTTGACGGTATTATTACTAATGTTGAGCTAATTGGTAAAGATCAACTTGTTGCAATTAAAGTTAGCGATCAACTTGAATTAATTTCCAACCAGAATAATATTTTTGAATACTTTTTAGACCAAAAAGTTAAAGTTAGCTTTAATTTAGAACGGATTCACATTTTCGATGCAATAACAAAGGAGCGAATTGATCTTGATAACTAATTTAGAATCACGAAGTGCCAAAATTTACTTTTTTATTGCACCCTATTTTACTCGTAAAGTTTTACAATTAATAAGTAAAATTTTGCTTTTAATAATTATAATTTTCTCTTTTGTCCAAATTTGACAGTTTCTTGAACGAATTGATTGGGAAATTGATTTTGTTTCAAAAGGTAGTTTTTCTAATTTAACGACTCAAGAAATTACTGAAATTGCTAGAAGCAAATCAACTTCATTGCCACTTTGACCAATTTTTATTAGTCTAATTTCACTTGTTATTGTTTTTGGTTTTATTCTGTTTTTTTTAATTTTAGCCCAACATATTTATTTATGAAAACAATTTGGCGATCTTAAAGGATTTTATAAATTTATTTTTACTTTATCTATAATTATTTTTATTTTAAGT includes the following:
- a CDS encoding ABC transporter ATP-binding protein, yielding MEKNKKLFELEDLNLDLNQIDLNKMVAKIGQQQEETKGAKIVLNNVSKKYEGNDKYTLEAIDLTIESGNFCIFLGPSGSGKTTLLRMIAGLNSITQGDLIFNGKRYNNLPPHQRNIAMVFQSYALYPHLNVYDNISFGLKIAKERRDIIDSKVKNVAQILKISDYLYSKPRDLSGGQRQRVAIGRAIARAPQVFLMDEPLSNLDAKLRESMRREIVNIHRMLKTTSIYVTHDQLEAMTMGNQIVVFNDGKIQQNGTGKELYFKPKNTFVATFIGSPTMNLFDCVVENNQIKAKKAPIWFEIDQKLANLLSQNQELQVGFRSEDIYLNQNQAQFDGIITNVELIGKDQLVAIKVSDQLELISNQNNIFEYFLDQKVKVSFNLERIHIFDAITKERIDLDN